In Sphingobacterium sp. PCS056, the following proteins share a genomic window:
- the mtgA gene encoding monofunctional biosynthetic peptidoglycan transglycosylase, producing MAIKRTNQVKKKKIQTSWKKKLKIWSLRIIGGFFAITIFWVLALKFINPPITWLMIQRGFELQVADKGFKLEKDWLNYEKLSDNLKHAAIAGEDAHFMTHWGFDTDAIQKAIEKNKDGKNLRGGSTISQQVAKNVFLWPKRSWLRKGLETYFTVLIETFWSKKRILEVYLNVIEMGQGVYGAEAASQYYYKKSGSTLSKKQAALIIAILPNPRQWDARNPSTYVNRRANSIVRYMDHYQIPE from the coding sequence ATGGCAATTAAGAGAACGAATCAGGTTAAGAAAAAAAAGATTCAAACAAGCTGGAAAAAAAAGTTAAAAATTTGGTCATTACGTATCATTGGAGGTTTTTTTGCAATAACAATATTTTGGGTATTGGCACTTAAATTTATCAATCCACCCATCACGTGGCTCATGATTCAACGAGGTTTTGAGCTTCAGGTCGCAGACAAAGGATTTAAGCTAGAGAAAGACTGGTTAAATTACGAAAAGCTTTCAGACAACTTAAAACATGCTGCAATAGCTGGAGAAGATGCACACTTTATGACGCATTGGGGATTTGATACCGATGCCATTCAAAAAGCAATAGAAAAGAACAAAGATGGAAAAAACCTCCGTGGAGGAAGTACCATCAGTCAGCAGGTCGCAAAAAATGTGTTCCTATGGCCAAAAAGATCATGGCTTAGAAAAGGTTTAGAAACCTATTTTACAGTTTTGATCGAAACATTCTGGAGTAAAAAACGAATTTTGGAAGTCTATCTCAATGTCATCGAAATGGGACAGGGAGTATATGGAGCAGAGGCAGCATCTCAATACTATTACAAAAAATCAGGATCAACATTATCAAAAAAGCAAGCTGCGCTGATCATTGCCATTTTGCCTAATCCAAGACAGTGGGATGCCCGAAATCCATCTACATATGTCAACCGTAGAGCAAATAGCATAGTTCGGTATATGGATCATTATCAAATACCCGAGTAA
- a CDS encoding cytochrome C oxidase subunit IV family protein yields MSQHHDNIAHDEHGHAEGMDKKGIWRIFFVLLALTALEFLIALGFVHHWQILAKGALVNTIYIVLTLVKAYYIVAYFMHLKFEKSSFIVTVSIVFIFIIYFIILMLTEGNFLLNDLHPHQLWENK; encoded by the coding sequence GCTCACGATGAGCATGGACACGCAGAAGGAATGGATAAAAAAGGTATCTGGAGAATTTTCTTCGTCCTTTTAGCATTAACTGCTCTAGAGTTCTTAATCGCATTGGGATTTGTTCATCACTGGCAAATCTTAGCAAAAGGTGCTTTGGTTAATACAATCTATATTGTATTAACATTAGTAAAAGCTTATTATATCGTTGCTTACTTCATGCACTTGAAATTTGAGAAATCTAGTTTCATCGTTACTGTAAGTATTGTATTTATTTTCATTATTTATTTTATCATTTTAATGCTTACAGAAGGTAACTTCTTGTTGAATGACTTGCACCCTCACCAATTGTGGGAAAATAAATAA
- a CDS encoding SCO family protein, with protein sequence MSKNTGKNKGIQTIMILAIILLLPGFLYVVLNKSGMANSYATLPIFGDKVVPGTTHRKWGRDIMDTLYHEVPKISFKNYDGKPVHLFENDSAISIVHLFYSKDKSFSTTLINSLNKVSGDFRNNRRIKFYSITVDTLYDTPEVLKNYIKNIDPSDKSWYFVTHPSSDIFKFAQTGLLQDALATGDPNKPFVIGSSYILIDSKRRIRGFYDITMKKEVERLSDEIKLLAVEEIRNNPPKIETK encoded by the coding sequence ATGAGCAAAAATACTGGAAAAAATAAAGGTATTCAAACGATCATGATCCTGGCAATAATTTTATTATTGCCAGGTTTTTTGTATGTAGTACTAAATAAAAGTGGTATGGCCAATTCGTACGCTACGCTACCTATCTTTGGCGATAAAGTAGTGCCGGGTACGACACATCGTAAGTGGGGAAGGGATATCATGGATACGTTATATCATGAAGTACCAAAAATTTCTTTTAAGAACTACGATGGTAAACCGGTCCACCTTTTTGAAAATGACAGTGCAATATCTATTGTACATCTTTTCTATTCGAAAGATAAGTCATTTTCAACAACTCTTATTAATAGCCTAAATAAAGTTTCTGGTGATTTTAGAAATAATAGAAGAATTAAGTTTTATTCTATTACTGTGGATACACTATATGATACTCCAGAGGTTTTAAAAAATTACATTAAGAATATCGATCCGTCTGATAAAAGTTGGTACTTTGTGACTCATCCTTCTTCGGATATTTTTAAATTTGCTCAAACTGGTTTGTTGCAGGATGCTTTGGCTACGGGTGATCCGAATAAACCTTTTGTAATTGGTTCTTCTTATATCTTAATTGATTCAAAAAGAAGAATAAGGGGATTCTACGATATCACGATGAAGAAGGAAGTGGAACGCCTGAGTGATGAGATTAAATTGTTGGCGGTGGAGGAGATCAGAAATAATCCACCTAAGATTGAAACGAAATAA
- the mutS gene encoding DNA mismatch repair protein MutS, producing the protein MAKAEKKVTPLMQQYNAIKVKYPGALLLFRVGDFYETFGEDAIKAASILGIVQTKRGNGTESETALAGFPHHSLETYLPKLVRAGQRVAICDQLEDPKQTKTIVKRGVTELVTPGVSYNDNIVQQKSNNYLASIFIDKTQIGISFLDISTGEFLVAQGTQSYIDKLLQGFKPTEVIMSRKQSKEFLDLFGNQYYTYTLDEWPYTGDYASESLLKHFEVNSMKGFGIDRMPVGIVAAGVALHYLNETEHRNLQHISNIARIEEDRHMWLDRFTVRNLELIGSANENATTLSDVLDQTASPMGARLLKRWIVMPLKDRKSIQERLDVVAYFTEHKELRDALIQEIKYVGDLERLISKIGLQKASPREIVQLKRALYAIEKLKELTNQENSEALRVIAEQLNVCGIIRDKIEKEVFAEPPVALNKGNVIADGVDDELDRLRKIAFGGKDYLIEIQKREAEATGIPSLKIAFNNVFGYYLEVTNTHRDKVPSAWIRKQTLVNAERYITEELKEYEDQILGAEEKIQVIENRLYAELLVAIAAYIKPIQLNAQLLAKLDVLLNFSVIAEKNYYVQPEISESKVLDIKGGRHPVIEKKMAIGEDYITNDVYLDNDTQQVIIITGPNMAGKSALLRQTALIVLMAQIGSFVPVKEAKIGLVDKIFTRVGASDNLSSGESTFMVEMNETASIMNNLSDRSLILLDEIGRGTSTYDGISIAWAIAEFLHNHPTAKAKTLFATHYHELNELTNSMPRIKNYNVTVKEVNNKVIFLRKLVPGGSEHSFGIHVAKLAGMPPKLLSRANEILKRLEQERTGGEQIKDSMRKIQKQAYQLQMFSIDDPVLEKIRDMLNNLDVNTLTPVEALMKLDEIQRLLKN; encoded by the coding sequence TTGGCAAAGGCAGAAAAAAAGGTAACTCCATTAATGCAACAATATAATGCAATCAAGGTTAAATATCCTGGTGCTTTGTTGTTGTTCCGTGTAGGTGATTTTTATGAAACATTTGGTGAAGATGCTATTAAGGCCGCCAGTATATTAGGTATTGTACAAACCAAAAGGGGAAATGGAACGGAATCTGAAACTGCATTGGCAGGTTTTCCGCATCATTCTTTGGAAACTTATCTTCCAAAACTTGTTCGTGCGGGTCAACGTGTGGCAATCTGTGATCAATTGGAGGATCCTAAGCAAACTAAAACTATTGTTAAACGTGGCGTAACGGAATTGGTGACACCTGGTGTGTCTTATAATGATAATATTGTTCAGCAGAAATCGAATAATTATCTGGCATCGATTTTTATTGATAAAACGCAAATTGGAATTTCTTTCTTGGATATTTCTACAGGAGAATTTTTGGTGGCGCAAGGTACTCAATCTTATATTGATAAGCTTTTGCAGGGTTTTAAACCTACTGAAGTTATTATGTCACGCAAGCAGTCTAAAGAGTTTTTAGATCTTTTTGGTAACCAATATTATACTTATACACTTGATGAATGGCCATATACTGGTGATTACGCATCGGAGAGTTTATTGAAGCACTTCGAAGTTAATTCGATGAAAGGCTTTGGTATTGATCGGATGCCTGTTGGAATTGTTGCTGCTGGTGTTGCCTTGCATTATCTAAATGAAACTGAACATCGCAACTTACAGCATATTTCAAATATTGCACGTATCGAAGAAGATCGCCATATGTGGTTAGACCGTTTTACGGTGCGAAATTTGGAATTGATCGGGTCTGCTAACGAAAATGCAACGACGTTGTCAGATGTATTGGATCAAACGGCTTCTCCGATGGGTGCTCGTTTATTGAAAAGATGGATTGTGATGCCGTTGAAAGATCGTAAGTCTATTCAGGAAAGGTTGGATGTTGTTGCGTATTTCACGGAGCATAAAGAATTGCGTGATGCTTTGATTCAAGAGATCAAATATGTGGGCGATCTGGAAAGGTTAATTTCTAAAATTGGTCTTCAGAAAGCTTCGCCTAGAGAGATTGTGCAGTTGAAACGTGCTTTGTATGCTATTGAGAAATTAAAGGAGTTGACCAATCAGGAAAATTCGGAGGCATTGCGCGTCATTGCTGAACAGTTGAATGTATGTGGGATCATCCGTGATAAGATCGAGAAAGAAGTTTTTGCTGAACCTCCGGTGGCTCTCAATAAGGGTAATGTCATTGCTGATGGGGTTGATGATGAATTGGATCGTCTGCGTAAAATAGCTTTTGGTGGTAAAGATTATTTAATTGAAATCCAAAAAAGAGAAGCGGAGGCTACTGGTATTCCTTCCCTAAAGATCGCTTTTAATAATGTATTTGGGTATTATTTGGAGGTGACCAATACGCATCGCGATAAGGTGCCTTCTGCATGGATTCGTAAACAGACGCTTGTCAATGCTGAACGTTATATTACGGAGGAGCTTAAGGAATATGAGGATCAAATCTTAGGAGCGGAAGAAAAGATTCAGGTTATCGAAAATCGTCTTTATGCTGAATTGCTGGTCGCTATTGCTGCTTATATCAAACCAATTCAGTTGAATGCCCAACTGCTTGCAAAATTGGATGTACTCTTGAACTTTTCTGTTATTGCAGAAAAGAATTATTATGTTCAACCGGAGATTTCTGAAAGTAAGGTCTTGGATATTAAAGGGGGGCGACACCCAGTTATTGAAAAGAAAATGGCTATTGGTGAGGATTATATCACGAATGATGTCTATTTGGATAACGACACGCAACAGGTTATCATCATTACAGGGCCGAATATGGCGGGTAAGTCTGCGCTTTTACGTCAGACTGCTCTGATTGTGCTGATGGCTCAGATTGGTTCTTTTGTACCTGTAAAGGAAGCTAAAATTGGTCTTGTTGATAAGATTTTTACGCGTGTAGGTGCTTCGGATAATTTGTCTTCTGGTGAATCGACTTTTATGGTTGAGATGAATGAGACTGCGAGTATCATGAACAACCTTTCGGACCGTAGTTTAATTTTACTGGATGAGATCGGTCGTGGTACAAGTACTTATGATGGTATTTCTATTGCTTGGGCTATTGCTGAGTTTTTACATAATCATCCTACTGCTAAAGCCAAAACTTTATTTGCGACTCACTATCATGAATTAAACGAATTGACGAATTCTATGCCGCGTATTAAAAATTATAATGTGACGGTTAAGGAGGTCAATAATAAGGTGATATTCTTGCGTAAGTTAGTTCCTGGCGGGTCAGAGCATAGTTTTGGTATTCATGTTGCTAAATTGGCTGGTATGCCTCCGAAATTGCTTTCTCGGGCCAATGAAATATTGAAACGATTGGAACAGGAGCGAACAGGTGGGGAACAGATCAAGGATAGTATGCGGAAAATTCAAAAGCAGGCTTATCAATTGCAGATGTTCTCAATTGATGATCCAGTGCTTGAGAAAATCCGTGATATGCTGAATAATTTGGATGTAAATACGTTGACTCCTGTCGAGGCTCTTATGAAGTTGGACGAGATCCAACGTCTACTAAAGAATTAA
- a CDS encoding metallophosphoesterase family protein: protein MTKIGLISDTHSYLDEAVFKHFEHCDEIWHIGDFGNSNVADQLEGFKPLRGVYGNIDDQALRLRFPEDLRFSCEGVDVWLTHIGGYPGKYAPRIKKKISEDPPQLFITGHSHILKVMYDQKLKCLHLNPGAAGKQGWHKVRTLMRFEINGSKIEHLEIIELAGR from the coding sequence ATGACAAAGATTGGATTGATTTCTGACACGCATTCTTATTTAGATGAAGCTGTATTTAAACATTTCGAGCATTGTGATGAGATATGGCATATTGGTGATTTTGGTAATAGCAATGTTGCTGATCAGCTGGAGGGCTTTAAACCTCTGCGTGGTGTCTACGGTAATATCGACGATCAAGCGTTACGGCTTCGGTTTCCTGAAGATTTGAGATTTTCCTGTGAGGGGGTTGATGTGTGGTTGACGCATATTGGAGGGTACCCTGGTAAATATGCTCCGAGAATTAAGAAAAAGATATCCGAAGATCCGCCTCAATTATTTATTACAGGTCATTCACATATTTTGAAGGTGATGTATGATCAGAAATTAAAATGTCTACATCTGAATCCTGGTGCTGCTGGTAAACAGGGATGGCATAAGGTGAGAACACTGATGCGATTTGAAATTAATGGGAGTAAAATCGAGCATTTAGAAATTATTGAGCTCGCTGGAAGATAA
- a CDS encoding DUF420 domain-containing protein has protein sequence MKRNKMGQTAEEKKYNKWIIVLSVVIPLLVAALFGVNLRKLGYDVEPLGFLPPIYATINGITAILLFWAVAAIKKGNKKLHERLIKVCVCCSVAFLGMYVAYHMTSNSTSYGGEGILRPIYFFILITHIVLSVIIIPFVLITYVRGIAGSYERHKKIARITYPMWLYVAVTGVIVYLMISPYYVH, from the coding sequence TTGAAACGAAATAAAATGGGACAGACTGCAGAAGAAAAAAAATATAACAAGTGGATTATCGTTTTATCGGTAGTTATCCCACTTTTGGTGGCCGCTTTGTTTGGTGTTAATTTGCGTAAATTGGGCTATGATGTTGAACCGTTAGGGTTTTTACCTCCAATTTATGCGACTATAAATGGTATCACTGCTATTTTGTTATTTTGGGCTGTGGCTGCGATAAAAAAGGGAAATAAAAAATTGCACGAGCGATTAATCAAAGTTTGTGTTTGTTGCTCTGTAGCTTTTCTAGGCATGTACGTTGCTTATCATATGACTTCTAACTCGACATCTTATGGTGGGGAAGGTATTTTACGTCCTATTTACTTTTTTATTTTAATAACCCATATTGTTTTGTCTGTGATTATTATCCCTTTTGTATTGATTACTTATGTAAGAGGTATTGCTGGATCGTATGAAAGGCATAAAAAAATTGCGCGTATTACCTATCCAATGTGGTTGTATGTAGCGGTAACGGGTGTGATCGTTTATTTGATGATTTCACCTTATTATGTTCACTAA
- a CDS encoding tRNA1(Val) (adenine(37)-N6)-methyltransferase, with protein sequence MASIFQFKEFAVDQSDCAMKINTDGVLLAALVQIDSSSRILDIGTGTGVIALMLAQRYVKSEVVAVEIDPEAAHRAVLNFRNSIFSDRMVVHACSFQDLDDTKPFDFIISNPPFYTDSLHNPDARKKLARHTNLEFFNELLQFSAQSLSPNGCLALILPTLLADDLKVIAEKLDLRLEREILIRSFENDVVIRKIVIYQKGYCGEAVVSDFIIYQAKGVYSDMYKTALKPYFLAF encoded by the coding sequence ATGGCTTCTATATTTCAATTTAAAGAGTTTGCGGTGGATCAGTCGGATTGTGCGATGAAAATTAATACAGATGGTGTATTACTGGCTGCATTGGTTCAGATTGATTCTTCATCCCGTATATTGGATATTGGTACAGGAACCGGGGTAATCGCTTTGATGTTGGCACAGCGCTATGTTAAAAGTGAGGTGGTCGCTGTAGAGATTGATCCAGAGGCCGCTCACCGGGCGGTATTAAATTTTAGAAATTCTATCTTTAGTGATCGTATGGTGGTGCATGCTTGTTCATTTCAAGATTTGGATGATACTAAGCCGTTTGATTTTATTATTTCTAATCCACCTTTTTACACGGATTCTTTGCATAATCCAGATGCAAGAAAGAAATTGGCTAGACATACCAATTTAGAATTTTTTAATGAATTATTGCAATTTTCGGCTCAATCTCTATCTCCAAATGGGTGCTTGGCTTTGATCTTACCTACGTTATTGGCGGATGACTTGAAAGTAATAGCCGAAAAATTGGATTTGAGATTAGAACGGGAGATCTTGATCCGATCTTTTGAAAATGATGTGGTCATTCGTAAAATTGTTATTTATCAGAAGGGTTATTGTGGTGAGGCTGTAGTCTCTGATTTTATTATTTATCAAGCAAAGGGTGTTTATTCGGATATGTATAAAACTGCTTTGAAACCTTATTTTTTAGCTTTTTAG